DNA sequence from the Corynebacterium freneyi genome:
CATCCATTGCTTCGCTCCATCTCCGACCACTGCGCAGATCTTGATGACGTCAGAGAAGCGGGCAAAGGCTGGATCCGGTCCACCCCTCCAGAGTTCCGTTTGCGCGAGATCCGCATGAGCCAGTACAGGGCTGGCATTTGGGTGGATGATGGTGGGACACCTTGGATTTGCACGACCGGGCTCGCCAAAGGCAACCACGAGGACTACGAAGACTTTTACCGTGTTCGCGAGCGCACCCTCAAAAACGATGGACCAAGAACGCTTCGACCAACCGACGAAGATCGCCTCTTGCTCAAACGGGAGTGGGTTGCCGAGACACTGACCAAGCACGAACTTCGGCTTCAACGCGAGATCACCGCAGCTCTCCACGAGTTGACCGATGACAACGGCGGCGATCGTAGACTCCAGGTCCCCAACCCCCTGCACGAGATCAATCCCGAAAAGCAACCGAACGAAAAGCTATTCGAGATGCAGATTTCCATCGCCTTCGACGAGAAGTTGGGCAGCGTCGAAATCACCGCGAATTTCGTCGGGGACGTGCACTCTCAAGCGGGACGATCACTCAAAGCCCATGCCCTTTTGACCATTGAACGGCACGAAAACCCGAGGGTCACGGTGTACAAGGAGTTCCACGAGTTCATCATCGAGATCGAACCGTGGTTGCGGCATTTGGCGGACTTGGAAGAACTCAATGCGCGTTGCCAGGCGGTAGACACCCTTCCACCGCAGTCCTCACATTTCCTGCACAAGCCGGATATCGCGGACGGAACGGTCAACGGCGGCGCCCGACGCACCCTGTGCGGAATGTTCATCGTTCCGTTGAAGGATCCCGGAGACCTTCCCGTGTGCCCCAAGTGCGCGGAGTGGCACGCCTTGCTCCCTGAGTAGCCGGGGGCGTCAGGTGCGGGCGAGGATTTCCACGGCGACGGCGAGGTCTTCCCAGCTCATGCCGGCGGTCTTGAACACGATGGGCGCATCGGCGGCGGCGAGTTCCCGCGCCAGGCCTTGCTTGACGACGACGTCCCGGAACTCCGTCCAGTCGCCCCGTCGCAGATGGCCTT
Encoded proteins:
- a CDS encoding DUF3039 domain-containing protein; the encoded protein is MSVMRRPRPTLRVIREDLTESWEDPGIRSLAPNELSPLADLPHPLLRSISDHCADLDDVREAGKGWIRSTPPEFRLREIRMSQYRAGIWVDDGGTPWICTTGLAKGNHEDYEDFYRVRERTLKNDGPRTLRPTDEDRLLLKREWVAETLTKHELRLQREITAALHELTDDNGGDRRLQVPNPLHEINPEKQPNEKLFEMQISIAFDEKLGSVEITANFVGDVHSQAGRSLKAHALLTIERHENPRVTVYKEFHEFIIEIEPWLRHLADLEELNARCQAVDTLPPQSSHFLHKPDIADGTVNGGARRTLCGMFIVPLKDPGDLPVCPKCAEWHALLPE